ATCCATGATGGCGTGGTAGTCCGCATGCGGCCGGTAGAACTCCAGCAGCGTGAACTCCGGGTTGTGCGTCTGGGATACCTCGCCGTTCCGGAACACCTTGCAGATCTGGAACAGCGGCCCCGCGCCCTGCGCGAGCAGGCGCTTCATCGCGTACTCGGGGCTGGTGTGCAGGTAGAGCGTGCGCGCCCTGCCCAGGTCCGTCTCCGGGACGAAGGGCGTCTCGAAGGCGGAGATGTACGGCTCCATGCCGGGCGTGGGCACGAGCAGCGGCGTCTCCACTTCCAGGTATCCCTGGCTGGCGAAGAACCGTCGCAGGGCGGAGTAGAGGCCCTGGCGTCCTCGGGCCGCTCGCCATGGGTTTACGTTGGGCATCGGCAGGTCGGAAGTAACATGGGCGGCCCATGTCCCCAAGGATTCCGTCCCTCCTCGCCGCCGCCGTGTGTTTGCTGAGCGCCTGTCACAAGGCGCCGCCCCCGGCCGTGGTCCCCCCTCCCAGCGAGGAAGAACTGCTGACCGGCGAGGTGAACGCCTTGTCCTCGGAGGCCGCGCTCCTCCTGGAGGAGCAGCACCGGCTCGTCTGGGACTTCTGGACGGAGGGAAAGGCGGTGGACATCGCCGCCACCTACAGCGGCAAGCAGGCGCTCTTCAGTCTGGAGAACCTGCGGCGCATCGACCGGCTGCGGCACCTGACCAAGGACCCGCGCGAGCTGCGCGCCCTCACCGCGCTCCACGGCCACTTCGCCGGTGAGTTCCTGTCGCGCGAACTGGCCGAGCACAACGACGCGTCCGCCAACCTGGAGGCGTCCCTCAAGCTGAACGTGGACGGGCGCGAGGTGCGCTACCACGACCTGGAGCGGCTGCTCGCCAACGAGAAGAGCGCCCTCAAGCGCAGGGCGCTCTACGCCGCGGCCACGCCCGCGCTCACCCGCCTCAACCAGACGCTCCTGCGCCGCGAGACGCGCACCCGCGAGCTGGTGACGCAGATGGGCTTCGAGTCCTACGAGGCCTTCGGCAGCGAGCTGCGGCAGGCGGACCTGGAGCGGCTGGCGCAGCTGGCGGAGGAGGTCCTCCAGGCCACCCAGGAGCCGTACCGGCTGGTGATGGAGCGGCTCTCGCAGCGCGAGCTGGGGCTGCCCTTCGCGCAAATCACCCGCGCGGACATCCCGCGCCTGTTCCGCTCGCGCGAGGTGGAGGACGCGTTCCCCAAGGGCGAGTCGCTGGCGAAGGCGCAGGCCACGGTGGCGGGGCTGGGCATCGACCTGAACGCGCTGCCCAACGTGAAGGTGGACGCGCGCGACCTGCCGCAGAAGAACCCGCGCCCGCTGGCGCTGTCGGTGAAGGTGCCGTCCGACGTGCGGCTGTCCTTCAAGCCGGGCACGGGCGTGCTGCACCAGGGCCGCGTGCTGCATGAGGTGGGGCACCTCTTGCACACGGCCTTCACGCAGGAGACCCGCTTCGAGCTGGCGCGGCTGGGCAACCCCACCGTGGGCGAGGCGTACTCCGCGCTCTTCGAGGACCTGCTGGAGGACCCGGTGTGGCTGGAGGAGAACGCGGGCGTGCTGGGGGACGCGGACAAGCGCGCCCAGTACCTGGCGACCTCCAGCGCGCACAAGCTGTACCTCATCCGCCACGCGGCGGGCCGGCTGCTCTACCAGTTGGAGCTGCACCGCCGCACGGACGTGGATCCGCGCGAGCTCTACCGCGCGCTGATGGCGCGCACCGGCGCCATGCCGATGACGGCGGACGACGTGGAGCGCTACCTCGTGGACCAGGAGGACTTCTACCAGTCCGCCGACAGCTTCCGGGCGTGGTTCCTCGCCGGGCAGCTCCAGGGCCAGCTGAAGGCGCGCTTCGGTCCCGCGTGGTGGCACGCGCCGGAGGCGGGCGCGTTCCTCAAGGAGCTCTGGGCCCGGGGCAGCGCGCCCTCCGCGCGCGAGGTGACGCAGGCCATTGGTGAGAACGGCCTCGCGCCGGACGT
The sequence above is drawn from the Corallococcus sp. NCRR genome and encodes:
- a CDS encoding chromosome segregation protein SMC; translated protein: MSPRIPSLLAAAVCLLSACHKAPPPAVVPPPSEEELLTGEVNALSSEAALLLEEQHRLVWDFWTEGKAVDIAATYSGKQALFSLENLRRIDRLRHLTKDPRELRALTALHGHFAGEFLSRELAEHNDASANLEASLKLNVDGREVRYHDLERLLANEKSALKRRALYAAATPALTRLNQTLLRRETRTRELVTQMGFESYEAFGSELRQADLERLAQLAEEVLQATQEPYRLVMERLSQRELGLPFAQITRADIPRLFRSREVEDAFPKGESLAKAQATVAGLGIDLNALPNVKVDARDLPQKNPRPLALSVKVPSDVRLSFKPGTGVLHQGRVLHEVGHLLHTAFTQETRFELARLGNPTVGEAYSALFEDLLEDPVWLEENAGVLGDADKRAQYLATSSAHKLYLIRHAAGRLLYQLELHRRTDVDPRELYRALMARTGAMPMTADDVERYLVDQEDFYQSADSFRAWFLAGQLQGQLKARFGPAWWHAPEAGAFLKELWARGSAPSAREVTQAIGENGLAPDVLLLRLSTTLQVPMKLDLRRLDDTPAPAPAAPATTPASTVPQMPRADATPLAS